Proteins co-encoded in one Candidatus Angelobacter sp. genomic window:
- the aspS gene encoding aspartate--tRNA ligase, with product MKRTHHCNELRPAHIGQTVILTGWVHSRRDLGGLIFIDVRDREGRTQTVFDPSDLPKELFDQAASLRSECVVAITGKVRKRPAGTNNPKIATGEIEIGATGLVVLNMADVLPFPVDDPEVASKVNEELRLQYRYLDLRRPEMARNLRLRSKVATATRVFMDEQGFLEVETPILFKSTPEGAREFLVPNRRDPGTFYALPQSPQQFKQILMVGGVERYYQLARCFRDEDQRADRQLEFTQVDIEMSFIEREDIYRLIEGLLRSVWKVALGTDIVTPFNKVSFEEALNRWGIDKPDTRFGMELVDFTEEFRASTFKVFSGAVANGGVVKALNAKGLAGATQGQIETMTEYAKSFGAKGLAFIKVEGGEWKSPIVKFFNDTEKAALTKKLAIEEGDLILFAADQWLNACEILGKIRLYCADVLKGQGKLTIDPNRFDFLWVVDFPLLSFDKEQNRWFSSHHPFTAPVAEDIQFLTSDPKKVRGQHYDIVVNGTELGGGSIRIHQPDVQKTVFEQVLQIPPEETKLRFGYMLEAFRYGAPPHGGIALGFDRLIAILCGTPSIRDVIAFPKTAKGTDLMTDSPAPVTPKQLRDLHLELKAAKKE from the coding sequence ATGAAACGCACGCATCATTGCAACGAACTGCGCCCGGCACACATCGGGCAGACGGTGATCCTGACCGGCTGGGTCCATTCCCGCCGCGACCTCGGCGGGTTGATCTTCATTGACGTCCGTGACCGAGAAGGCAGGACGCAAACCGTTTTCGATCCGTCCGATTTGCCGAAGGAACTCTTTGACCAGGCCGCCTCGCTTCGCAGTGAATGCGTCGTGGCGATTACCGGCAAAGTGAGAAAACGCCCCGCGGGCACGAACAACCCGAAAATTGCCACGGGCGAAATCGAGATCGGCGCGACGGGCCTGGTGGTCCTTAACATGGCCGACGTGCTGCCGTTTCCGGTGGATGATCCGGAAGTCGCCTCGAAGGTGAACGAGGAACTCCGCCTGCAATATCGCTACCTTGATCTGCGGCGTCCGGAAATGGCCCGCAATCTGCGCCTGCGTTCCAAGGTGGCGACGGCGACGCGCGTGTTCATGGATGAGCAGGGTTTCCTCGAAGTCGAGACGCCCATTCTGTTCAAGTCCACTCCCGAGGGCGCGCGGGAATTTCTGGTGCCGAACCGCCGCGACCCGGGCACGTTCTACGCGCTTCCCCAGTCGCCGCAGCAGTTCAAACAAATCCTGATGGTCGGTGGCGTCGAGCGGTACTATCAGCTCGCCCGCTGTTTTCGCGACGAGGACCAGCGCGCCGACCGCCAGCTTGAATTCACCCAGGTGGACATCGAAATGAGTTTCATCGAGCGCGAGGACATCTACCGCCTCATCGAAGGATTGCTCCGGAGTGTCTGGAAAGTCGCGCTGGGCACGGACATCGTGACGCCGTTCAACAAGGTCTCTTTCGAAGAAGCGTTGAACCGCTGGGGCATTGACAAGCCGGACACGCGCTTCGGCATGGAACTGGTGGACTTCACCGAGGAATTCCGCGCCAGCACGTTCAAGGTCTTCAGCGGCGCAGTCGCGAATGGCGGCGTGGTGAAGGCGCTCAACGCGAAAGGACTTGCGGGCGCGACGCAGGGTCAGATCGAGACGATGACTGAATACGCCAAGAGTTTCGGCGCGAAAGGTCTTGCGTTCATCAAGGTCGAAGGCGGTGAATGGAAATCGCCCATCGTAAAGTTTTTCAATGACACCGAGAAGGCCGCGTTGACGAAGAAGCTCGCCATCGAGGAAGGCGATTTGATTCTGTTCGCCGCCGACCAATGGCTCAACGCCTGCGAAATTCTCGGGAAGATCCGTCTCTACTGCGCGGACGTGTTGAAAGGGCAGGGGAAACTGACGATTGATCCGAACCGGTTCGACTTCCTCTGGGTTGTGGACTTTCCGCTGCTCAGTTTCGACAAGGAACAGAACCGCTGGTTTTCGAGCCATCATCCGTTTACCGCGCCGGTGGCGGAGGACATTCAGTTTCTGACGTCCGACCCGAAGAAAGTCCGCGGCCAGCACTATGACATTGTCGTCAACGGCACGGAACTCGGCGGCGGTTCGATTCGTATTCATCAGCCCGACGTGCAAAAGACCGTGTTCGAGCAGGTGCTCCAGATTCCGCCGGAGGAAACGAAGCTGCGTTTCGGCTACATGCTGGAAGCGTTTCGTTACGGCGCGCCGCCGCACGGCGGCATCGCGCTCGGCTTTGATCGCCTGATCGCGATTCTCTGCGGAACGCCGAGCATTCGTGATGTGATTGCCTTCCCGAAAACGGCCAAAGGCACGGACTTGATGACCGATTCACCCGCGCCAGTGACGCCGAAACAACTTCGCGATCTGCATCTGGAATTGAAGGCGGCGAAGAAGGAATGA